The region AGGTGTTTTATTTTGATGAGGAAATAATATTTGTAGAAGATTTAAATGAGTATGAAAAAGGTTTATTAGTTGTAAATAGATTAACTGAAGTAAATGGTAAATTAGAGGCTAGGACTGATATTTACGAAGATAACAATTTAATTTTAGAAAGCACTGTAGTGGACATAGATGAGGTAAAGGTTGATAAGTCAAGTATAAGAAAGAAGATAAGAATTGGAATTAAGCAAAGTATTTATAACGCTTTATTGAGTATTTCTAATGTTAAAGCACCTTGGGGAATATTAACTGGAATTAGACCTGTTAAGATTGTTCATAATTTACTAGATGAGAATAAATCAAATCAAGAAATAATTGGTATTTTAACTAAAGAATATAGATTAGATCTTAATAAGGCTCAATTGATTTTGGATATAGGTAAAAAACAGCGTAAATACCTATATCCACTAGATAACAATAGGTTTAGCCTATATATAAGTATCCCATTTTGTCCTACAAGATGCTTATACTGTTCCTTTCCTTCCTTAAATATTAACAGGTATAGGGATAAGGTGGATGATTATATAGATAAGCTTATATATGAGGTAGAAAGAGTAGGAGAGATAATGTCCAATAAGACTATTACAACAGTATATATTGGAGGCGGTACTCCTAGTGCTATTTCTACAAGTCAGTTAGAAAGGATTATACAAGCCGTTTATGAGAATTTTCATGAGGATACCATTAAAGAGTTTACCGTAGAAGTTGGAAGACCTGATACAATAAGTAATTGTATGCTAAAGATGTTAAAGGAAAATGGAATAGATAGAATTAGCATAAATCCTCAGACCATGAATGATAGTACTTTGAAGCTAATAGGTAGGCAGCATAGCAGTCAAGATATAATTAGCACATATTATGATGCTAGAGAAATAGGATTTGATGTAATAAATATGGATTTAA is a window of Tepidimicrobium xylanilyticum DNA encoding:
- the hemZ gene encoding coproporphyrinogen dehydrogenase HemZ, translated to MIYINLVGHDLVNEVYELIKVFYFDEEIIFVEDLNEYEKGLLVVNRLTEVNGKLEARTDIYEDNNLILESTVVDIDEVKVDKSSIRKKIRIGIKQSIYNALLSISNVKAPWGILTGIRPVKIVHNLLDENKSNQEIIGILTKEYRLDLNKAQLILDIGKKQRKYLYPLDNNRFSLYISIPFCPTRCLYCSFPSLNINRYRDKVDDYIDKLIYEVERVGEIMSNKTITTVYIGGGTPSAISTSQLERIIQAVYENFHEDTIKEFTVEVGRPDTISNCMLKMLKENGIDRISINPQTMNDSTLKLIGRQHSSQDIISTYYDAREIGFDVINMDLIVGLPSEGLKEIQYTLDIVGKLSPENLTVHTLSIKRGSKFINTMDRYKNQMKGQNIIEDMLRETEIFAKEKGLLPYYLYRQKQIMGNFENIGYAKEGKECIYNIKMMEEKETVIGLGMGAVSKIYFPEEDRIERVPNVKSLEEYLERVEEMVNRKALILS